The following are from one region of the Microbacterium sp. BK668 genome:
- a CDS encoding site-specific DNA-methyltransferase translates to MAAPGTVIDPPSPGRVWIHEGDNLEIVRRFGDGSFTMVYLDPPFNTGRVQQRSVETAHTRKALGPTDQGATDAAAVVRRGFHGREYERLRGDLRAYDDRFDDYWGFLEPRLAEAWRVLASDGTLYLHLDYREAHYAKVLLDALFGRDRFLNEIIWAYDYGAKTRRRWPTKHDTILVYVKDPERYWFDSGAVDREPYMAPGLVTPEKAARGKLPTDVWWHTIVPTTGREKTGYPTQKPEGILRRIIQASTRPGDRVLDFFAGSGTTGAVASALGRDAVLVDDNPDAVAIMRARIPHGIQAHVAPDRVPPRSIT, encoded by the coding sequence GTGGCTGCACCGGGTACCGTGATCGATCCTCCGTCGCCCGGCCGCGTGTGGATCCACGAGGGCGACAACCTCGAGATCGTCCGCCGATTCGGCGACGGCTCGTTCACCATGGTCTACCTCGATCCGCCTTTCAACACGGGCCGCGTGCAGCAGCGCTCGGTCGAGACGGCCCACACCCGCAAGGCGCTCGGTCCGACGGATCAGGGGGCGACGGATGCCGCGGCCGTCGTCCGCCGCGGGTTCCACGGTCGCGAGTACGAGCGGCTGCGGGGAGACCTGCGCGCCTACGACGACCGCTTCGACGACTACTGGGGCTTCCTCGAACCGCGGCTCGCCGAAGCCTGGCGCGTGCTCGCCTCCGACGGAACGCTGTATCTGCACCTCGACTACCGCGAGGCCCACTACGCCAAGGTGCTGCTGGACGCCCTCTTCGGGCGGGATCGGTTCCTCAACGAGATCATCTGGGCGTACGACTACGGGGCGAAGACACGGCGGCGCTGGCCCACCAAGCACGACACGATCCTCGTCTACGTCAAGGACCCCGAGCGGTACTGGTTCGACTCGGGAGCAGTCGACCGCGAGCCGTACATGGCTCCCGGCCTCGTGACGCCGGAGAAGGCCGCGCGGGGGAAGCTTCCCACCGACGTGTGGTGGCACACGATCGTCCCGACGACCGGCCGCGAGAAGACCGGCTACCCCACGCAGAAGCCCGAGGGCATCCTCCGCCGAATCATCCAGGCGTCGACGCGCCCCGGCGACCGCGTCCTGGACTTCTTCGCCGGAAGCGGGACGACCGGAGCCGTCGCGTCGGCGCTGGGCCGGGATGCGGTGCTCGTGGACGACAATCCGGACGCCGTCGCCATCATGCGGGCGCGGATCCCCCATGGAATCCAGGCTCACGTCGCGCCGGACCGAGTCCCACCGAGGTCGATCACGTAA
- a CDS encoding DEAD/DEAH box helicase, translating into MPSFLDLGVPEALSSVLAATGKTEPFAIQRDTLPDSLAGRDVLGRGRTGSGKTIAFSLPLVARLSGASAARRTPGRPRGLVLAPTRELATQIAATIKPLADVSGLTVTTIFGGVSQKPQEQALRAGVDIVVACPGRLEDLMKQKLVDLSAVEITVLDEADHMADLGFLPGVTRILTATPRGGQRMLFSATLDRGVDTLVTRFLRDQVLHEVDEESVPQGVMTHRVFVVPAEGKTELVRHLASGRGRRILFTRTKHQAKKLAKQLTASGIPAVDLHGNLGQGARERNLAAFGAPADKGGVRVLVATDVAARGVHVDEVELVVHVDPPVEHKAYLHRSGRTARAGAEGVVVTVAIDAQRGEVKDLLRKAQVAAPLEPVTAEHSAVAELVGEPAPRVAPSAEPAQRTSGSGGGKRSGGQRSGGARSGTSTAGSQGSGNGGSRRRGGRGGAGQAADQPARQGGRQGGAGRSADAVSKQQAPKHSGTQASGGARSGQPATGRPASSAQRFTTGSTVADIRRGSRTPGRRARG; encoded by the coding sequence ATGCCCTCCTTCCTCGACCTCGGCGTTCCCGAGGCCCTCTCCTCCGTCCTCGCCGCGACCGGCAAGACCGAGCCCTTCGCGATCCAGCGCGACACGCTTCCCGACTCGCTCGCGGGCCGCGACGTGCTCGGCCGGGGCCGCACGGGCTCCGGCAAGACGATCGCGTTCTCGCTGCCCCTCGTCGCGCGCCTGTCCGGAGCATCCGCCGCCCGCCGAACTCCCGGCCGCCCGCGCGGTCTCGTCCTGGCTCCCACGCGCGAGCTCGCGACGCAGATCGCCGCGACGATCAAGCCGCTCGCGGACGTCTCGGGGCTGACCGTCACCACGATCTTCGGCGGCGTCAGCCAGAAGCCTCAGGAGCAGGCGCTCCGCGCGGGCGTCGACATCGTCGTGGCCTGCCCCGGCCGCCTCGAAGACCTCATGAAGCAGAAGCTCGTCGACCTCTCGGCCGTCGAGATCACCGTGCTCGACGAGGCCGACCACATGGCCGATCTCGGCTTCCTGCCCGGTGTCACCCGCATCCTGACCGCGACCCCTCGGGGCGGGCAGCGGATGCTGTTCAGCGCGACGCTCGACCGCGGCGTCGACACGCTCGTCACGCGCTTCCTGCGCGACCAGGTCCTCCACGAGGTGGACGAGGAGTCGGTGCCGCAGGGCGTCATGACCCACCGCGTCTTCGTCGTGCCCGCCGAGGGCAAGACCGAGCTCGTCCGGCACCTCGCCTCGGGCCGCGGCCGCCGCATCCTCTTCACCCGCACGAAGCACCAGGCGAAGAAGCTCGCCAAGCAGCTCACGGCCTCCGGCATCCCCGCCGTCGATCTGCACGGCAACCTCGGGCAGGGCGCCCGCGAGCGCAACCTCGCCGCGTTCGGCGCCCCCGCCGACAAGGGCGGCGTGCGCGTGCTCGTCGCGACCGACGTCGCGGCCCGCGGCGTCCACGTCGACGAGGTCGAGCTGGTCGTCCACGTCGACCCGCCGGTCGAGCACAAGGCGTACCTGCACCGCTCGGGCCGCACGGCCCGCGCCGGCGCCGAGGGCGTCGTCGTCACCGTGGCGATCGACGCGCAGCGCGGCGAGGTCAAGGATCTCCTCCGGAAGGCGCAGGTTGCGGCCCCCCTCGAGCCCGTCACGGCCGAGCACTCCGCCGTCGCCGAGCTCGTCGGCGAGCCCGCCCCGCGCGTCGCCCCGTCGGCGGAACCCGCGCAGCGGACCTCCGGTTCCGGCGGCGGCAAGCGCTCCGGCGGACAGCGGTCGGGCGGGGCTCGGTCCGGCACGTCCACCGCCGGTTCCCAGGGGTCCGGCAACGGCGGATCGCGCCGCCGCGGCGGGCGCGGGGGCGCCGGCCAGGCGGCCGATCAGCCGGCGCGTCAGGGCGGCCGCCAGGGCGGCGCCGGCCGCTCGGCCGACGCCGTCTCGAAGCAGCAGGCGCCGAAGCACTCCGGCACGCAGGCCTCCGGCGGCGCGCGCTCGGGTCAGCCCGCGACCGGCCGGCCCGCCTCGTCCGCCCAGCGGTTCACGACCGGCAGCACTGTCGCCGACATCCGCCGCGGTTCGCGCACGCCCGGCCGCCGCGCGCGCGGCTGA
- a CDS encoding S8 family serine peptidase, with protein sequence MSHTPTRLSRFVVVGVTLTGLLAAGGAAPAFAQPDAAPPLTATPLSPDGAGEVGAKSATGRLAQSDAELLERSDAAITPVMVKVDVDPVSSYTGGIEGYAATSPEVTKVAIADGSAAIDAYTAFVNEKIAAAQAEASALIPGARMLGTHTTVYGGFGMMVPANRAKDLLQLSSVAAVQSNELRQTAEETTGPEAAPEAAPTPVPSAPAEQGAPEQTSPEPTAPERTAEPTAPETAPSAPAETATPEQPADARAQALADVDLPPTTPATDADATTFIGADAVWPRLGGRDLAGEGIIVGVIDTGIWPEHPMLADNGIDRPAGGPWACEFGDGSVGAAFGCNDKLIGAYAFLDTYQAVVAEPAGADAYCSPALCSARDAEGHGTHTATTAAGSFVESAEIFGVDRGAISGVAPGASVIAYRALGPAGGYTEDLVAAVDQAVLDGVDVLNYSISGSADPYDAQELAFLDAYAAGISVNASAGNDGPGASTANHGSPWTTTVAASTSDRSFTSALVLASSDGQTLVEPGVTITDGVSDLPVVLASDVPGYTGGALCQAPFAAGSLTGQVVLCIRGTNGRVEKGYNAAQGGAAGMILVNPDPADVETDNHFLPTIHLAGPDDAVVAFIQSHPDVTATWAEGQATKDTGDVMAEFSSRGPIGDFLKPDVTAPGVQVIAGNTPTPIDLASGPAGELYQAIAGTSMSSPHAAGVSALLMAAHPGWTPGQVKSALMTSSVQDVVTVNGSAAGVFDRGAGSIRADRAIAPVLTISDSAADFAASASDPLHRIDLNIPSIYLDPLPGAVSTKRTLTNVSGSSQTFSVKATGAGGLRITVSPSTFTVPAGKSKDLTVILDGLNAEDGWHEGQITITPSKGNKVVLPVAANVGEAEVSLSQTCDPTTIQRGKTTTCTVTAANYMPVPVTATIDAVPNPLLHLQSVTAPAKKKALSASWTGTLDPALPPTVEAIESVDPDTTASGGYLGLAQFGIAPTAVGDEGIVNFNVPSFSYGAETYNRIGVVGNGYVVVGGGTSADVWYEPNGFPNPAAPNNVLAPIWTDLNPEAGGAIRVGILGDGVNRWLVVDWNEVPTFSSGAVRNTAQVWIQLDGPEDIWYTYGADAQGDPAVEAATGAENRDGTSGVQLAELPSAGETYVVTTSPPQAGGTVSFDYTLKGLLKGTWSTWVSLRSDALRAIPMEQTRITVK encoded by the coding sequence ATGAGCCATACCCCCACCCGTCTGTCTCGATTCGTGGTCGTGGGGGTGACGCTGACAGGCCTGCTCGCAGCCGGCGGCGCCGCGCCCGCCTTCGCGCAGCCGGATGCCGCCCCACCGCTGACCGCCACCCCCCTCAGCCCCGACGGCGCGGGCGAGGTCGGCGCGAAGTCGGCCACCGGCCGCCTCGCGCAGAGCGATGCGGAGTTGCTGGAGCGATCGGATGCCGCGATCACGCCCGTCATGGTCAAGGTCGACGTCGACCCGGTCTCGTCCTACACCGGCGGGATCGAAGGCTATGCCGCGACGAGCCCGGAGGTCACGAAGGTCGCGATCGCCGATGGCAGTGCCGCCATCGATGCATACACCGCGTTCGTGAACGAGAAGATCGCCGCCGCGCAGGCCGAGGCATCCGCTCTCATCCCGGGCGCACGCATGCTCGGCACGCACACGACCGTCTATGGCGGATTCGGTATGATGGTCCCCGCCAATCGCGCGAAGGACCTGCTGCAGCTCTCGAGCGTCGCGGCCGTCCAGAGCAACGAGCTGCGCCAGACGGCGGAGGAGACCACCGGCCCGGAGGCCGCGCCGGAGGCGGCGCCCACCCCGGTGCCGAGCGCCCCGGCAGAGCAGGGCGCACCGGAGCAGACCTCGCCCGAGCCGACCGCACCGGAGCGGACCGCAGAGCCGACGGCGCCGGAAACCGCGCCGAGCGCCCCCGCGGAGACCGCGACGCCCGAGCAGCCGGCCGATGCGCGGGCGCAGGCGCTCGCCGACGTCGACCTGCCGCCGACCACACCCGCGACGGACGCGGACGCGACGACGTTCATCGGCGCCGACGCCGTGTGGCCGAGGCTCGGCGGACGCGATCTCGCCGGTGAGGGCATCATCGTCGGCGTCATCGACACGGGCATCTGGCCCGAGCACCCCATGCTCGCCGACAACGGCATCGACCGGCCGGCGGGCGGACCCTGGGCGTGCGAGTTCGGCGACGGCTCCGTCGGCGCGGCATTCGGCTGCAACGACAAGCTCATCGGCGCGTATGCATTCCTCGACACGTACCAGGCCGTCGTCGCCGAGCCCGCGGGTGCCGACGCCTACTGCAGCCCCGCCCTGTGCTCGGCGCGTGATGCCGAGGGGCACGGCACGCACACCGCGACGACGGCAGCGGGCAGCTTCGTCGAATCGGCCGAGATCTTCGGCGTCGACCGTGGCGCGATCAGCGGCGTCGCCCCCGGCGCGTCGGTGATCGCCTACCGCGCACTCGGTCCCGCCGGCGGCTACACCGAGGACCTCGTCGCGGCGGTCGACCAGGCGGTGCTCGACGGCGTCGACGTGCTCAACTACTCGATCAGCGGCAGCGCCGACCCGTACGACGCGCAGGAGCTCGCCTTCCTCGACGCCTACGCGGCTGGCATCTCGGTGAACGCGTCGGCGGGCAACGACGGACCCGGCGCCTCGACCGCCAACCACGGCAGCCCGTGGACGACGACGGTCGCGGCATCCACCTCGGATCGCTCCTTCACCTCCGCGCTCGTCCTCGCCTCGAGCGACGGGCAGACGCTCGTCGAGCCCGGCGTCACCATCACCGACGGCGTGTCGGACCTGCCGGTCGTGCTGGCATCCGACGTCCCCGGATACACCGGCGGCGCCCTGTGCCAGGCCCCGTTTGCGGCGGGCTCGCTGACGGGACAGGTCGTGCTCTGCATCCGCGGGACGAACGGCCGGGTCGAGAAGGGCTACAACGCGGCCCAGGGCGGCGCGGCGGGGATGATTCTCGTCAACCCCGACCCCGCCGACGTCGAGACCGACAACCACTTCCTCCCGACCATCCACCTCGCGGGGCCGGATGACGCGGTCGTGGCGTTCATCCAGTCGCACCCGGATGTGACCGCGACGTGGGCCGAGGGGCAGGCGACGAAGGACACGGGCGACGTGATGGCCGAGTTCAGCTCGCGCGGTCCGATCGGCGACTTCCTCAAGCCCGACGTCACGGCGCCCGGCGTGCAGGTCATCGCGGGCAACACCCCCACCCCGATCGACCTCGCCAGCGGACCGGCGGGCGAGCTGTACCAGGCGATCGCCGGCACGTCGATGTCGTCGCCGCACGCCGCGGGCGTGTCGGCCCTGCTGATGGCAGCGCACCCCGGCTGGACCCCGGGTCAGGTGAAGTCGGCGCTCATGACGTCGTCCGTCCAGGACGTCGTCACCGTCAACGGCAGCGCCGCGGGCGTCTTCGACCGCGGCGCGGGCTCGATCCGCGCCGACCGGGCGATCGCGCCGGTGCTGACGATCAGCGACAGCGCGGCGGACTTCGCCGCGAGCGCCTCCGATCCGCTGCACCGCATCGACCTCAACATCCCGAGCATCTACCTCGACCCGCTCCCCGGTGCGGTGTCGACCAAGCGCACCCTCACCAACGTCAGCGGCTCGTCGCAGACGTTCTCGGTGAAGGCCACGGGAGCGGGCGGCCTGCGGATCACCGTGTCGCCCTCGACCTTCACGGTGCCGGCCGGGAAGTCGAAGGATCTCACCGTGATCCTCGATGGGCTGAACGCGGAGGACGGCTGGCACGAGGGGCAGATCACGATCACCCCCTCCAAGGGCAACAAGGTCGTCCTGCCGGTGGCGGCCAACGTGGGAGAGGCCGAGGTCTCGCTGTCGCAGACCTGCGACCCGACCACCATCCAGCGCGGGAAGACCACGACCTGCACGGTCACGGCCGCGAACTACATGCCCGTCCCGGTCACGGCGACCATCGACGCCGTGCCCAACCCGCTCCTGCACCTGCAGTCGGTGACGGCTCCCGCGAAGAAGAAGGCGCTCTCGGCGTCGTGGACGGGCACCCTCGACCCCGCGCTGCCGCCGACGGTGGAGGCGATCGAGTCGGTCGACCCCGACACGACGGCGTCGGGCGGCTACCTCGGGCTCGCCCAGTTCGGCATCGCGCCGACGGCGGTCGGCGATGAGGGGATCGTCAACTTCAACGTCCCGTCGTTCAGCTACGGCGCCGAGACCTACAACCGCATCGGCGTCGTTGGCAACGGCTACGTCGTCGTGGGCGGGGGCACCTCGGCCGACGTCTGGTACGAGCCGAACGGGTTCCCCAACCCGGCCGCGCCGAACAACGTCCTCGCACCGATCTGGACCGACCTCAATCCCGAGGCGGGCGGAGCCATCCGCGTCGGCATCCTCGGCGACGGCGTGAACCGGTGGCTGGTCGTCGACTGGAACGAGGTGCCGACGTTCAGCAGCGGAGCCGTTCGCAACACCGCGCAGGTCTGGATCCAGCTCGACGGTCCGGAGGACATCTGGTACACCTACGGCGCCGACGCGCAGGGCGACCCCGCCGTGGAGGCGGCGACGGGCGCCGAGAACCGCGACGGCACGAGCGGCGTCCAGCTGGCCGAGCTGCCGTCGGCGGGTGAGACCTATGTCGTCACGACCTCGCCGCCGCAGGCCGGTGGCACGGTGAGCTTCGACTACACCCTGAAGGGTCTGCTGAAGGGCACCTGGTCGACGTGGGTCTCCCTGCGCTCGGACGCGCTCCGCGCGATCCCGATGGAGCAGACGAGGATCACCGTCAAGTAG
- a CDS encoding glycoside hydrolase family 6 protein has translation MTSTSPRKRRLALGAAAVFACSLALPLSATGAAAAEPGLAGSDLFVNPFSTTLEAAQSLSGQARDDAQLLGSIPSAEWFTKGTPAEVEAAARAYVDAAAAAGQMPVLVAYNLPFRDCAQYSAGGALDTAAYTAWIDGLAAGIGDRPATVILEPDGLGIIPWYTTINGDEEWCKPAEADPATAAAARFEQLNHAVDALGALAATSVYLDGTHSGWLGVGDISDRLIKAGVERATGFFLNASNYVETERLIKYGTWISDCINLSVNSWWEPQWCASQYYPANPGDFSTWALTDAAFAQAYADTGVTRDPAAQAHFVLDTSRNGQGPWAGPVAPYPGAPAGADPEVWCNPPDRGLGALPTTETGNPLIDAYLWIKVPGESDGKCFRGTAGPLDPERGMEDPAAGQWFVEQARELIQFAQPPLAPLDCNVSWNAANAGKGSLVKLHIDGAATGPWTLSFVLPTDATVTKATHATVVQDGRKVSVTSSGSKRGNAPDVVLTTKGAADQPWIFWLDGRACTSA, from the coding sequence ATGACCTCGACATCCCCCCGGAAGAGACGGCTCGCGCTCGGTGCGGCGGCGGTGTTCGCCTGCTCGCTCGCACTCCCGCTCAGCGCGACCGGTGCGGCCGCCGCAGAGCCGGGGCTCGCCGGCTCCGACCTCTTCGTCAACCCCTTCAGCACGACGCTCGAGGCGGCGCAGTCGCTGTCCGGCCAGGCGCGGGACGACGCTCAGCTGCTGGGCAGCATTCCCTCGGCGGAGTGGTTCACGAAGGGCACCCCGGCCGAGGTCGAGGCCGCCGCACGCGCGTACGTCGACGCGGCCGCGGCGGCCGGTCAGATGCCCGTGCTCGTCGCCTACAACCTGCCGTTCCGCGACTGCGCGCAGTACTCCGCGGGCGGCGCCCTCGACACGGCGGCCTACACGGCGTGGATCGACGGGCTCGCCGCCGGCATCGGCGACCGGCCGGCTACGGTCATCCTCGAGCCCGACGGGCTCGGCATCATCCCGTGGTACACCACCATCAACGGCGACGAGGAGTGGTGCAAGCCCGCCGAGGCGGACCCCGCGACCGCGGCCGCAGCGCGCTTCGAGCAGCTCAACCACGCGGTCGACGCCCTCGGCGCGCTCGCGGCGACGTCGGTGTATCTCGACGGCACGCACAGCGGGTGGCTCGGTGTCGGCGACATCAGCGATCGGCTCATCAAGGCGGGCGTGGAGCGCGCGACCGGCTTCTTCCTCAACGCCTCGAACTACGTCGAGACGGAGCGGCTGATCAAGTACGGAACGTGGATCTCGGACTGCATCAATCTGTCGGTGAACTCCTGGTGGGAGCCGCAGTGGTGCGCCAGCCAGTACTACCCGGCGAACCCCGGCGACTTCTCGACGTGGGCGCTGACCGATGCCGCCTTCGCGCAGGCATACGCGGACACGGGGGTGACGAGGGACCCCGCCGCGCAGGCGCACTTCGTCCTCGACACCAGCCGCAACGGCCAGGGACCCTGGGCCGGGCCCGTCGCACCCTACCCGGGCGCGCCCGCGGGCGCTGACCCCGAGGTGTGGTGCAACCCGCCGGACCGCGGCCTCGGGGCACTTCCCACCACCGAGACGGGGAACCCGCTCATCGACGCCTATCTCTGGATCAAGGTGCCGGGCGAGTCGGATGGCAAGTGCTTCCGCGGCACCGCGGGCCCGCTCGATCCTGAGCGCGGCATGGAGGATCCGGCCGCCGGGCAGTGGTTCGTCGAGCAGGCGCGCGAGCTCATCCAGTTCGCCCAGCCCCCGCTCGCCCCGCTGGACTGCAACGTCTCGTGGAACGCCGCGAACGCGGGCAAGGGGTCGCTGGTCAAGCTGCACATCGACGGCGCCGCCACCGGCCCGTGGACGCTGTCGTTCGTGCTGCCGACCGACGCGACGGTCACGAAGGCGACGCACGCGACGGTGGTGCAGGACGGGCGCAAGGTCTCGGTCACCTCGTCCGGATCCAAGCGCGGAAACGCCCCCGACGTCGTGCTCACCACGAAGGGCGCGGCCGATCAGCCGTGGATCTTCTGGCTCGACGGGCGGGCCTGCACCTCGGCCTGA
- a CDS encoding biotin/lipoate A/B protein ligase family protein — protein sequence MHGEYKVPGGKLVVVDLEARDGRIADFHLAGDFFLEPDDALQRIDAAVNGLPVEADVATIAAAVRSALPEGAQLLGFTPESVGTAVRRALVTAPGWRDFEWEVVHDRPVSPRMNLALDEVLTGRVGDGRRRPTLRMWEWDESAVVIGSFQSLRNEVDPDGAERHGFDVVRRISGGGAMLMGANSIVTYSLYVPASLVAGMTFADSYAFLDDWVLQALRSLGIEATYQPLNDIAGPQGKIGGAAQKRLANGGVLHHATLSYDMDGQVMTEVLRIGREKLSDKGTASAAKRVDPLRRQTGLSRQAVIERFIDTFTNLYGAVPGHITEEEYAEAEALVESKFSTDAWLHRVP from the coding sequence ATGCACGGCGAATACAAGGTGCCCGGCGGGAAGCTCGTCGTCGTCGACCTCGAGGCGCGCGACGGGAGGATCGCCGACTTCCATCTCGCCGGCGACTTCTTCCTCGAGCCCGACGACGCGCTGCAGCGCATCGACGCAGCCGTGAACGGACTTCCCGTCGAGGCGGATGTCGCCACCATCGCCGCCGCGGTGCGCTCGGCGCTGCCCGAGGGAGCCCAGCTCCTCGGCTTCACACCCGAGTCGGTGGGCACGGCGGTGCGACGGGCACTCGTCACGGCGCCGGGATGGCGGGACTTCGAATGGGAGGTCGTGCACGACCGGCCCGTCTCGCCGCGCATGAATCTCGCCCTCGACGAGGTGCTCACGGGGCGTGTCGGCGACGGGCGTCGCAGGCCGACCCTCCGCATGTGGGAGTGGGACGAGTCCGCCGTGGTCATCGGATCGTTCCAGTCGTTGCGCAACGAGGTCGACCCCGACGGCGCCGAGCGGCACGGCTTCGACGTCGTCCGGCGGATCTCCGGCGGCGGCGCGATGCTCATGGGGGCGAACTCGATCGTCACGTACTCCCTCTACGTCCCGGCATCCCTCGTCGCCGGTATGACCTTCGCCGACTCGTACGCGTTCCTCGACGACTGGGTGCTGCAGGCGCTGCGCTCGCTCGGCATCGAGGCGACCTACCAGCCCCTCAACGACATCGCGGGCCCGCAGGGCAAGATCGGCGGCGCAGCGCAGAAGCGGCTCGCCAATGGCGGCGTCCTGCACCACGCGACTCTGAGCTATGACATGGACGGCCAGGTGATGACCGAGGTGCTGCGCATCGGTCGCGAGAAGCTCAGCGACAAGGGCACCGCCTCGGCCGCGAAGCGGGTCGACCCGCTTCGCCGCCAGACGGGACTGTCGCGTCAGGCCGTGATCGAGCGCTTCATCGACACCTTCACGAACCTCTACGGCGCGGTGCCCGGACATATCACGGAAGAGGAATACGCCGAGGCCGAAGCCCTCGTCGAATCGAAGTTCTCGACCGACGCGTGGCTGCACCGGGTACCGTGA